Proteins from one Panicum virgatum strain AP13 chromosome 7K, P.virgatum_v5, whole genome shotgun sequence genomic window:
- the LOC120639822 gene encoding uncharacterized protein LOC120639822, with protein MVAEPLVHKVLSMATTSSSSKKVRPAAASAKGGADAAAEDGRVAILSFEVANAMSRAANLYRSLSDAEAARLLGPLCLGSHAVRALVPGDDARLLALALAEKLDALNRVAAVATRLGRRCTVPSLMGFDHVYADLLAGRSDAAAFAVATPSEAASLVRKLDRLAAATAALYAELEALTELEQSARKLPTDEARRALEQRTRWRRHDVRRLRDSSLWNWTYDKAVLLLARAVCAIYDRIRLVFGDPMLGLDLLATTRESVQCDQSRQLSGPVTANSGPLQNNLSDCKSGPIARGDPDMPLSVNFRSNCGASPGKMFMECFSLSRSVSWKDGFEDEFLEDSSCISTIRSGMLVPFSGEQGVSTTPTKSGKIGRRVRFGPKSTVTSLAPPSTIGGSALALHYANIIIIIEKLLRYPHLVGEEARDDLYQMLPSSLKVALRKNLKTYVKNMAIYDAFLAHDWRETLEKTLAWLAPMAHNMIRWQAERNFEQQQIVLKGNVLLLQTLYFADREKTEAVICELLVGLNYICRYEQQQNALLDCSSSLDFDDCVEWQLQ; from the coding sequence ATGGTGGCGGAGCCGCTGGTCCACAAGGTGCTCTCCATGGCGACCACGTCGTCCTCGTCCAAGAAGGTgcgccccgcggcggcgagcgccaaGGGCGGCGCCGACGCGGCCGCGGAGGACGGCAGGGTGGCCATCCTGTCCTTCGAGGTGGCCAACGCCATGTCGCGTGCCGCCAACCTCTACCGCTCGCTCTCCGACGCCGAGGCGGCGCGCTTGCTCGGCCCGCTCTGCCTCGGCTCCCACGCCGTGCGCGCGCTCGTCCCCGGCGACGACGCGCGCctcctcgcgctcgcgctcgccgagaagctcgacgCGCTCAaccgcgtcgccgccgtggccacgcgcCTCGGGCGGCGGTGCACCGTCCCCTCGCTCATGGGCTTCGACCACGTCTACGCcgacctcctcgccggccgctccgacgccgccgccttcgccgtcgCCACGCCCTCCGAGGCCGCCTCGCTCGTGCGCAAGCtcgaccgcctcgccgccgccaccgccgcgctctACGCCGAGCTCGAGGCGCTCACCGAGCTCGAGCAGTCGGCGCGGAAGCTCCCCACCGACGAGGCCCGCCGCGCGCTCGAGCAGCGCACGCGCTGGCGACGCCACGACGTGCGCCGCCTCAGGGACTCGTCGCTCTGGAACTGGACCTACGACAAGGCCGTGCTCCTGCTCGCGCGCGCCGTCTGCGCCATCTACGACCGCATCCGCCTTGTGTTCGGCGACCCAATGCTGGGGCTCGACCTGCTGGCCACCACCCGGGAGTCTGTCCAATGTGACCAAAGCCGCCAGCTCTCTGGTCCAGTGACGGCAAATTCAGGTCCTCTGCAGAACAATCTCAGCGATTGCAAGTCAGGGCCAATTGCCAGAGGTGATCCAGATATGCCGCTGTCGGTGAATTTTCGGTCAAATTGTGGAGCAAGCCCGGGGAAGATGTTCATGGAGTGCTTTAGCTTGAGTCGCTCAGTATCTTGGAAGGATGGGTTCGAGGATGAGTTCTTGGAAGATTCCAGCTGCATTAGCACAATCAGGTCAGGGATGCTTGTACCGTTCAGTGGCGAGCAAGGGGTATCCACTACGCCAACCAAGAGCGGCAAGATTGGCAGAAGGGTACGGTTTGGTCCGAAGAGCACCGTGACATCACTTGCGCCACCATCCACAATTGGAGGCTCAGCGTTGGCGTTGCATTATGCaaacatcattatcatcattgaGAAGTTGCTCCGGTACCCACATCTCGTCGGGGAGGAGGCACGGGATGATCTGTACCAGATGCTGCCTTCAAGTTTGAAGGTGGCATTGaggaaaaatctgaaaacatatGTGAAGAACATGGCGATCTACGATGCGTTCCTCGCGCACGATTGGAGAGAGACGCTTGAGAAGACACTGGCTTGGCTTGCTCCGATGGCCCACAACATGATCCGGTGGCAGGCTGAGAGgaactttgagcagcagcagattGTGTTGAAGGGGAATGTGTTGCTATTGCAGACACTGTATTTCGCCGATCGGGAGAAGACGGAGGCAGTGATTTGTGAACTGCTTGTTGGGCTAAATTACATCTGCCGGTACGAGCAACAGCAGAATGCGCTGCTTGACTGCTCGAGTAGTCTCGACTTTGATGATTGTGTGGAGTGGCAACTTCAGTAG